In Methanosarcina siciliae T4/M, one genomic interval encodes:
- a CDS encoding DUF1788 domain-containing protein: MKLEERLELFKEKIKTKDFLECKGLGNEIPYWIFDYEPEKELLVRDTIEKMVTNFESKYSVKIIEINLYDLCLKILSQKLSDEKITQFEMKKGSDALLEKIRLILNQEATKKEISERLQGDYNIIFLTGVGNAWPMVRAHSVLNNLHSITGKKPLVMFYPGKFSGLDLSLFGEFKSKNYYRAFRLMPEAM; the protein is encoded by the coding sequence ATGAAACTTGAAGAGCGTCTGGAACTCTTTAAAGAAAAAATAAAAACAAAGGATTTTCTGGAATGTAAGGGGCTGGGAAACGAGATCCCATACTGGATATTTGATTATGAGCCTGAAAAAGAACTTTTAGTCAGGGACACAATTGAAAAGATGGTCACAAACTTTGAATCCAAATATTCTGTCAAAATAATTGAGATTAACCTGTACGATCTGTGTCTCAAAATACTAAGTCAGAAGCTTAGCGATGAAAAAATAACCCAGTTTGAAATGAAAAAAGGTTCGGATGCCTTATTGGAGAAAATAAGACTAATTCTTAACCAGGAAGCCACAAAAAAAGAAATCTCCGAGAGACTTCAAGGAGACTATAACATTATTTTCCTGACAGGAGTGGGAAATGCATGGCCTATGGTCAGAGCTCATTCCGTCCTTAATAACCTTCATTCCATTACAGGCAAAAAGCCTCTTGTGATGTTTTATCCTGGGAAATTCAGTGGACTTGACCTGAGCTTATTTGGAGAATTCAAAAGCAAGAACTACTACAGAGCTTTCCGCTTAATGCCAGAGGCAATGTAA